One genomic window of Metopolophium dirhodum isolate CAU chromosome 4, ASM1992520v1, whole genome shotgun sequence includes the following:
- the LOC132943301 gene encoding solute carrier organic anion transporter family member 74D-like, with protein sequence MTNPYARPTVQPHIEDLPSDCGLQWLGYSLCRSWIRCATAGKYLTTITLFVFFQTASQRYFFSTLESRSYNIPKDISNWLWILSGFVHLTLSTFIGYRGGKRNKNSWIAFFGILQGILAVLLAMINASDHYSFQRPSALVLATLDTPLCDSIHGAHVKEPYVPLHLVKTAVLFLLQVSMSLGSTALLALGLGLLDESVAPTKIPACIGVVVGSSLLGLQTGLMVGKFAFHVSAEFNLAGDIVWLIIGLILIVVSFIVALYPSRLVTSRASTLIRNSPIYRNNRYDFKSTLGRIFSNKLILSNIAAIACVYTVLINMLYEEPNYMESVFFVPKHTMDATDQNTIIIDFLRFPLAAVCVFLSGVLICITQPRATLLAAWNIGIICVVTILVFTSMFLRCSKIQVHNQLTHKSELNEFCNKDCNCPDNIPFEPVCSSNSHIVYYSPCHAGCRTQDLYSRQEYVGCACVQTESASKRACYDHNCHQMNVGYQSISVLILSLLGTCIVGTIILLLRSVEPDDRTTALGFAVTFICLMGHVPGKILYLFVGHLTCILYDSNDQCRLNGAATFSTYLSLSNICILMTSSALYACVCLMSRPMRPYGTSDSAKKFIVSSVSSPLSPLTPPGFEERAPTPTRKPPKRRPSDLTFSASNTNIDFTRHTDDYSPRSPGTTLREGGVLTTLL encoded by the exons ATGACCAATCCGTACGCCCGCCCGACGGTACAGCCGCACATCGAAGACCTGCCATCCGACTGCGG ATTGCAGTGGCTGGGATATTCGTTATGCCGGTCTTGGATTAGATGCGCTACAGCTGGAAAATATTTGACTACTATAACACTGTTTGTTTTCTTCCAAACGGCGTCACAGAGATACTTTTTTTCGACGTTAGAATCGAgaagttataatatacctaaagatatatcaa ATTGGCTGTGGATTCTCAGTGGATTTGTTCATTTGACGCTGTCGACATTCATTGGATACCGAGGGGGTAAACGCAACAAGAATTCATGGATTGCATTTTTTGGGATCCTGCAAGGAATTTTGGCCGTCTTACTGGCGATGATCAATGCGTCCGATCATTATAGTTTTCAACGACCATCAGCTTTAGTTTTGGCCActttag ATACGCCATTATGCGACTCTATTCACGGTGCCCATGTAAAGGAACCGTACGTCCCGTTACACTTGGTGAAAACTGCAGTGCTGTTTTTGCTCCAAGTCAGCATGTCACTAGGAAGCACAGCCCTCTTGGCTCTGGGTCTAGGTCTACTTGACGAATCAGTGGCCCCGACCAAAATACCGGCTTGCATAGGCGTAGTCGTCGGTTCGTCACTGCTGGGACTCCAGACAGGGTTGATGGTGGGAAAATTTGCATTCCACGTGAGCGCAGAGTTCAACTTGGCCGGTGACATCGTGTGGCTCA TTATTGGTCTAATACTAATCGTCGTATCTTTCATCGTGGCTCTATATCCAAGTAGACTGGTCACGAGCCGTGCTTCGACGTTAATACGCAACAGCCCAATTTATCGAAACAACAGATACG atttcaAGAGCACGCTTGGAAGAATTTTCAGTAACAAGTTAATTTTATCCAATATTGCCGCCATCGCTTGTGTGTACACAGTATTAATCAATATGTTGTACGAAGAACCTAATTATATGGAATCAGTATTTTTCGTACCCAAACACACAATGGATGCAACTGATCAAAATACCATAATCATTG attttttgagaTTTCCTTTGGCAGCGGTTTGCGTGTTTTTATCTGGCGTGTTAATATGCATTACACAGCCAAGAGCTACGTTGTTAGCGGCCTGGAATATTGGCATAATTTGTGTTGTAACTATATTAGTCTTCACTAGCATGTTCCTCCGGTGTTCCAAAATACAAGTACACAATCAATTAACACATAA GTCCGAATTAAACGAATTTTGCAATAAGGATTGCAATTGTCCGGACAATATTCCATTCGAACCGGTTTGTTCGTCCAACAGCCATATAGTCTATTATTCACCCTGTCACGCCGGTTGCAGGACCCAGGATCTGTATTCCAGACAG GAGTACGTCGGGTGTGCTTGCGTCCAAACTGAATCCGCCAGCAAACGCGCTTGTTATGATCATAACTGCCACCAAATGAACGTCGGATATCAATCAATTTCAGTGTTGATACTGTCGTTATTGGGAACTTGTATAGTTGGCACAATAATTTTACTGCTCAG AAGCGTTGAACCTGATGATCGCACCACAGCTTTGGGATTCGCGGTgacttttatttgtttgatgGGACATGTGCCAGGAAAGATTCTTTACCTATTTGTCGGAC atttaaCGTGTATTTTGTATGACAGCAACGATCAATGCCGGTTAAATGGTGCGGCAACGTTTTCCACCTACCTTAGTCTGTCCAACATAT GCATACTCATGACGTCATCAGCGCTCTATGCGTGCGTGTGCTTAATGTCAAGGCCAATGCGTCCGTATGGAACTTCGGATTCTGCGAAAAAATTTATCGTTAGCTCAGTATCGAGTCCGTTGAGTCCGTTAACTCCGCCTGGATTTGAAGAACGAGCACCCACGCCAACCAGAAAGCCGCCGAAGAGAAGACCGTCTGACTTAACGTTTTCTGCTTCGAACACCAATATTGATTTCACCAGACATACGGACGACTATTCGCCTAGGAGTCCTGGAACAACGCTCAGAGAAGGAGGGGTCTTAACCACATTACTGTAA